From a region of the Candidatus Methylomirabilota bacterium genome:
- the thiE gene encoding thiamine phosphate synthase: MDPSLYVILDRAAARGRDLTDLLESTIAGGCRMVQLREKEWPSGRLWPLAERLRARCRAAGVTFIVNDRVDLALALDADGVHLGQDDLPPRVARPLLRRGMILGLSTHSLPEARAAQAAGADYVAVGSMFPTGTKPNSQLVGPELIRKLRGEMRVPLIGIGGITPDTVADVIGAGADGVAVISAVCAADDPASATRRFLAAIASARGLTPEGRPL; the protein is encoded by the coding sequence ATGGATCCCAGCCTCTACGTCATCCTCGACCGCGCCGCCGCCCGCGGGCGGGACCTGACCGATCTCCTCGAGTCAACGATCGCCGGGGGCTGCCGCATGGTACAGCTCCGCGAAAAGGAGTGGCCGTCCGGCCGCCTGTGGCCGCTGGCCGAGCGTCTGCGCGCCCGCTGTCGCGCCGCCGGCGTCACCTTCATCGTCAACGACCGGGTGGACCTGGCGCTCGCCCTCGATGCCGACGGCGTGCACCTGGGTCAGGACGACCTGCCGCCGCGGGTGGCCCGCCCGCTGCTGCGCCGCGGGATGATCCTGGGGCTGTCCACGCACAGCCTGCCCGAGGCCCGGGCCGCCCAGGCCGCCGGCGCCGACTACGTCGCGGTAGGCTCCATGTTCCCCACCGGCACCAAACCGAACTCCCAGCTGGTGGGGCCGGAGCTCATCCGGAAACTCCGCGGCGAGATGCGCGTTCCCTTGATAGGGATCGGAGGCATCACCCCTGACACGGTCGCCGACGTCATCGGGGCCGGCGCCGACGGCGTGGCCGTGATCTCGGCCGTGTGCGCCGCCGACGATCCGGCCAGTGCCACGCGGCGGTTTCTGGCCGCCATCGCCTCGGCGCGCGGCTTGACCCCCGAAGGACGCCCGCTATAA
- the accC gene encoding acetyl-CoA carboxylase biotin carboxylase subunit yields the protein MFHKILIANRGEIALRIIRTCREMGVRTVVAHSTADAQSLPVRLADESICIGPNDARGSYLNIPSIISAAAVTDSEAIHPGYGFLAENPAFADICRACGITFIGPGAEAIRLMGDKAQARQIAKQAGVPVVPGSERPLQGPDEALEVADRIGYPVIFKATAGGGGRGMRIVRDRDTAAQAFAACQSEAAAAFGSSEIYCEKYLEEARHVEVQILGDQHGIRLHLGERDCTVQRRHQKLIEESPAPRLSEKTRAGLHRAALLAAGAVNYVNAGTVEFLVDTDGQFYFIEMNTRIQVEHPVTEMITGIDLVREQIRIAAGEPLGYRQEAVRFDGHAIECRINAEDPDTFAPSAGRITAWVPPGGFGVRVDSHLMVPYTVPPFYDSLIAKVVAHARDRAEAIERLRRALVETTVEGVKTSIPFQLKVLSDPAFLEGRFTSADGRRYHP from the coding sequence ATGTTTCACAAGATCCTGATCGCCAACCGCGGCGAGATCGCGCTGAGGATCATCCGCACCTGCCGCGAGATGGGCGTCCGCACGGTCGTCGCGCACTCCACGGCGGACGCCCAGTCGCTGCCGGTGCGGCTGGCCGACGAGTCCATCTGCATCGGCCCCAACGACGCCCGCGGCAGCTACCTGAACATCCCCTCCATCATCTCGGCGGCGGCCGTCACCGACAGCGAGGCCATCCACCCCGGGTACGGGTTCCTGGCCGAGAACCCGGCGTTCGCCGACATCTGCCGCGCGTGCGGCATCACCTTCATCGGCCCCGGGGCCGAAGCGATCCGGCTCATGGGCGACAAGGCCCAGGCCCGCCAGATCGCCAAGCAGGCGGGCGTGCCGGTGGTGCCGGGGAGTGAGCGCCCCCTCCAGGGCCCGGACGAGGCGCTGGAGGTCGCCGACCGCATCGGCTATCCCGTGATCTTCAAAGCGACGGCGGGCGGGGGCGGGCGCGGCATGCGGATCGTGCGCGACCGCGACACGGCCGCCCAGGCGTTCGCCGCCTGCCAGTCGGAGGCGGCGGCGGCGTTCGGCTCTTCCGAGATCTACTGCGAGAAGTACCTCGAGGAGGCCCGGCACGTTGAGGTCCAGATCCTCGGCGACCAGCACGGCATCCGCCTGCACCTGGGGGAGCGCGACTGCACCGTGCAGCGGCGCCACCAGAAGCTCATCGAGGAATCGCCGGCGCCGCGGCTCAGCGAAAAGACCCGGGCGGGGCTCCACCGCGCGGCGCTGCTGGCCGCGGGGGCGGTGAACTACGTCAACGCCGGCACCGTCGAGTTCCTGGTGGATACCGACGGGCAGTTCTACTTCATCGAGATGAACACCCGCATCCAGGTCGAGCACCCGGTGACGGAGATGATCACGGGGATCGACCTCGTGCGCGAGCAGATCCGGATCGCCGCCGGCGAGCCCCTGGGCTACCGCCAGGAGGCGGTGCGCTTCGACGGCCACGCGATCGAGTGCCGGATCAACGCCGAGGATCCCGACACCTTCGCCCCCAGCGCCGGCCGGATCACGGCGTGGGTGCCGCCCGGCGGGTTCGGCGTCCGGGTGGACAGCCACCTGATGGTGCCGTACACCGTCCCGCCCTTCTACGACTCCCTCATCGCCAAGGTCGTCGCGCACGCACGGGACCGGGCCGAGGCGATCGAGCGCCTGCGCCGCGCGCTCGTCGAGACCACGGTGGAGGGCGTGAAGACGTCGATCCCCTTCCAGCTCAAGGTGCTCTCCGATCCGGCGTTCCTGGAGGGTCGCTTCACCAGCGCCGACGGCCGCCGCTACCACCCCTAG
- a CDS encoding tetratricopeptide repeat protein — translation MRRSARAFGLEVAVVVAVAALLLNWWYGARRTPPSAETSGPGVAVVTSSALALRQDAIQLYAAGQFPPACERFSRAAEHDPASAAWRQDVARCFEGWGWQTLRDGRPAEAALLFRQGLKAAPDDPGLLRGLGIAAIHDGRPPDALDPLERVASADADPEVRLLLARLYDQRDEPERAVGHLQAVLEREPEHPAARRLLEKVVRERHVEAGFRRHTTAHFMLKSRGRDGEAMRAVLGALERAYERVGDRLGYRPAERLTVVLYENTQFRSVTRVHGWVTGLFDGKIRLPLGATLPPQAALERLVAHEYAHAAIHELSRGRAPRWLHEGLAQALEGAQADPQLRVPGALTLAGLEALVTDPDAVRARAGYDIALWVTQDLEQRGGMSALRALLERLGAGDPLGGAMARVYGVPLAELESQWRNLLGS, via the coding sequence GTGCGACGCTCCGCGCGCGCGTTCGGGCTCGAGGTCGCCGTTGTGGTGGCGGTCGCCGCGCTCCTTCTCAACTGGTGGTACGGGGCGAGGCGCACGCCTCCGAGCGCCGAGACGTCCGGCCCGGGCGTCGCCGTCGTCACCTCGAGCGCGCTCGCGCTCCGGCAAGACGCGATTCAGCTCTACGCGGCCGGGCAGTTTCCCCCGGCCTGCGAGCGCTTCAGCCGCGCCGCCGAGCACGACCCCGCCAGCGCCGCCTGGCGCCAGGACGTCGCCCGCTGCTTCGAAGGCTGGGGCTGGCAGACGCTCCGGGACGGGCGTCCGGCCGAGGCGGCGCTGCTGTTCCGGCAGGGTCTCAAGGCGGCCCCGGATGATCCGGGGCTGCTGAGAGGGCTCGGCATCGCGGCGATCCACGACGGGCGACCCCCGGACGCGCTCGATCCGCTCGAGCGGGTGGCCAGCGCCGACGCGGACCCCGAGGTCCGCCTGCTCCTGGCACGGCTCTACGACCAGCGCGACGAGCCCGAGCGCGCCGTCGGGCACCTGCAGGCGGTGCTGGAGCGCGAGCCCGAGCACCCCGCGGCCCGGCGGCTGCTGGAGAAGGTGGTACGCGAGCGCCACGTCGAGGCGGGCTTCCGACGTCACACGACGGCGCACTTTATGTTGAAGTCCCGCGGACGCGACGGTGAGGCGATGCGCGCCGTGCTGGGGGCGCTGGAGCGGGCGTACGAACGGGTCGGCGACCGGCTCGGCTACCGTCCCGCCGAACGCCTCACCGTCGTGCTCTACGAGAACACACAGTTCCGCAGCGTGACGCGCGTTCACGGCTGGGTCACGGGCCTCTTCGACGGCAAGATCCGGCTGCCGCTGGGGGCCACGCTGCCGCCCCAGGCCGCGCTCGAGCGCCTCGTGGCCCACGAGTACGCCCACGCCGCCATCCACGAACTGTCCCGCGGCCGCGCGCCGCGCTGGCTGCACGAGGGGCTGGCCCAGGCGCTGGAGGGCGCCCAGGCCGACCCGCAGCTCCGGGTCCCGGGGGCCCTGACCCTGGCCGGCCTGGAGGCGCTGGTCACCGACCCCGACGCCGTCCGCGCCCGCGCGGGCTACGATATCGCGCTGTGGGTGACGCAGGACCTCGAACAGCGCGGCGGCATGTCGGCCCTGCGGGCGCTGCTCGAGCGCCTCGGCGCCGGCGACCCGCTGGGGGGCGCGATGGCGCGCGTCTACGGGGTGCCGCTCGCCGAGCTGGAGTCGCAGTGGCGCAACCTCCTCGGGAGCTGA
- the accB gene encoding acetyl-CoA carboxylase biotin carboxyl carrier protein encodes MAKRDKPSRDHRAVTELARHLGALLSELDLTEIEASIGGVRVRLQRASAPVPAPVAVQPLVAAAAAVQPSPVAEVAPTSMITIEAPMVGTFYGASSPTAEPFVREGDVVKEGQVLCIIEAMKLMNEIESRASGRIAKTLVENGQPVEYGQPLFLIEPGG; translated from the coding sequence ATGGCCAAGCGCGACAAGCCGAGCCGGGACCACCGCGCGGTTACCGAGCTGGCCCGCCACCTCGGTGCGCTCCTGTCGGAGCTCGACCTCACCGAGATCGAGGCGAGCATCGGCGGGGTACGCGTCCGCCTGCAGCGCGCCAGCGCGCCGGTGCCGGCGCCGGTCGCCGTCCAGCCCCTCGTCGCGGCCGCCGCTGCCGTCCAGCCGTCGCCGGTGGCCGAGGTGGCGCCGACGTCGATGATCACCATCGAGGCCCCGATGGTCGGTACCTTCTACGGGGCCTCGTCGCCGACCGCGGAGCCCTTCGTCCGCGAGGGCGACGTGGTCAAGGAAGGCCAGGTCCTCTGCATCATCGAGGCGATGAAGCTGATGAACGAGATCGAGTCGAGAGCGAGCGGCCGGATCGCCAAGACCCTGGTGGAAAACGGCCAACCCGTGGAGTACGGCCAGCCGCTCTTCCTCATCGAGCCCGGGGGCTGA
- the efp gene encoding elongation factor P, which yields MQVSTAEFRKGLRIVFDGEPYAIVDFQHVKPGKGGAFVRTKLKHMKRGTVIDNTFRSGEKVELVDFDEKRMQFLYRDERYHFMDTETYEQVSLSADEVGDAREYLKENMEVEVLFIDGAPATIELPNFVELTITKTEPGVRGDTAQGGSKPATLQTGAVIQVPLFLNEGDVVKVDTRTGDYLGRVATAP from the coding sequence ATGCAGGTTTCGACCGCCGAGTTCAGAAAGGGGCTGCGGATCGTCTTCGACGGCGAGCCCTACGCCATCGTCGACTTCCAGCACGTCAAGCCGGGTAAGGGGGGGGCGTTCGTCCGCACCAAGCTCAAGCACATGAAGCGGGGAACGGTGATCGACAACACGTTCCGTTCCGGCGAGAAAGTCGAGCTGGTGGACTTCGACGAAAAGCGCATGCAGTTCCTCTACCGCGACGAGCGGTACCACTTCATGGACACGGAGACGTACGAGCAGGTGTCGCTCTCCGCCGACGAGGTGGGCGACGCCCGCGAGTACCTCAAGGAGAACATGGAGGTGGAGGTGCTCTTCATCGACGGCGCCCCGGCCACCATCGAGCTGCCGAACTTCGTCGAGCTGACCATCACGAAGACCGAGCCGGGCGTGCGCGGCGACACCGCGCAAGGGGGTAGCAAGCCCGCCACGCTGCAGACGGGGGCGGTCATCCAGGTGCCCCTGTTCCTCAACGAGGGCGACGTGGTGAAGGTCGACACGCGCACCGGCGACTACCTCGGCCGCGTCGCGACGGCCCCCTGA
- a CDS encoding tetratricopeptide repeat protein has translation MPVDDAATANAIRRQEERLQRDPASLAFAQLADLYRKAGRTPEAITLCRDGLARYPHYTTARLILAKALMADGELDEALAELSTILEVSPRDLQCHRLAADIHRQRGRIEAAVEHLETAVRLDPGDRESRALLGVLRASAAPGADTSGLGRVLNDDTFVTVTFGALCLDQGLVEEAAQVFSRILRKDPENLEARQRLEQALRARLRRKG, from the coding sequence ATGCCGGTGGACGACGCCGCGACTGCCAATGCGATCCGCCGGCAGGAGGAGCGTCTGCAGCGAGATCCGGCGTCGCTGGCCTTCGCGCAGCTCGCCGACCTGTATCGCAAGGCCGGGCGGACCCCGGAGGCGATCACGCTCTGCCGCGACGGCCTCGCGCGGTACCCGCACTACACGACGGCCCGGCTGATCCTCGCCAAGGCCCTGATGGCCGACGGCGAGCTGGACGAGGCCCTGGCCGAGCTCTCGACGATTCTCGAAGTGAGCCCGCGAGACCTCCAGTGTCACCGGCTGGCCGCGGACATTCACCGTCAGCGCGGGCGCATCGAGGCCGCCGTCGAGCATCTGGAGACCGCCGTCCGGCTCGACCCGGGCGACCGCGAGTCGCGGGCCCTGCTGGGGGTGCTGCGCGCCAGCGCCGCGCCCGGCGCGGATACCAGCGGGCTCGGCCGCGTGCTGAACGACGACACGTTCGTCACGGTGACGTTCGGCGCGCTCTGCCTCGACCAGGGGCTCGTCGAGGAGGCCGCCCAGGTGTTCAGCCGCATCCTCCGCAAGGATCCCGAAAACCTCGAGGCGCGCCAGCGTCTCGAGCAGGCGCTGCGGGCGCGCCTCCGACGGAAGGGCTAG
- the aroB gene encoding 3-dehydroquinate synthase: MVIPVRLGAHSYAIVVERGALGTLGARLRELGVGLRAALVSAPAIMRLYGKTVVESLDEAGFSSATVEVPDGEAAKTLAVAERAWNALLEAGLDRTSTVLALGGGAVGDLAGFVAATYMRGVNLVQIPTTILAQVDASIGGKTAINHPQAKNLVGAFHQPRLVLVDPATASTLPEREFRSGLAEIVKHGIVLDAQYFAEVEARAASLLARHLETLERIVGGSCRLKAGIVERDERETELRQVLNYGHTIGHALEAATGYARWTHGEAVALGIVAEARLAARLGLAAPPTVERQERLLAALGLPIGAEGIDVEAVLTAIGHDKKARDGRVPFVLAPEIGRFRVVYDVAVKDVRAALASLEA; the protein is encoded by the coding sequence ATGGTGATCCCGGTCCGGCTGGGCGCCCATTCCTACGCCATCGTCGTGGAGCGGGGCGCGCTGGGCACCCTCGGCGCGCGCCTCAGGGAGCTGGGGGTGGGCTTGCGGGCGGCCCTGGTCAGCGCCCCCGCCATCATGCGGCTCTACGGCAAGACCGTCGTGGAGAGCCTGGACGAGGCCGGCTTCAGCTCGGCCACGGTCGAGGTGCCCGACGGCGAGGCGGCCAAGACGCTCGCGGTGGCGGAGCGCGCCTGGAACGCCCTGCTGGAGGCGGGGCTCGATCGCACCTCGACCGTGCTGGCGCTGGGGGGCGGGGCGGTAGGCGACCTCGCGGGCTTCGTCGCGGCCACCTACATGCGCGGGGTCAACCTGGTGCAGATCCCGACCACGATCCTGGCTCAGGTCGACGCGTCCATCGGGGGCAAGACGGCGATCAATCACCCGCAGGCCAAGAACCTCGTCGGCGCCTTCCACCAGCCGCGGTTGGTGCTCGTCGATCCGGCCACCGCCTCGACCCTGCCCGAGCGCGAGTTCCGGTCCGGGCTCGCCGAGATCGTCAAGCACGGCATCGTCTTGGACGCGCAGTACTTCGCCGAGGTCGAGGCTCGCGCGGCATCGCTGCTGGCCCGCCACCTGGAGACGCTCGAGCGCATCGTCGGGGGCTCCTGCCGCCTCAAGGCCGGGATCGTGGAGCGTGACGAGCGGGAGACCGAGCTGCGCCAGGTCCTCAACTACGGTCACACCATCGGCCACGCCCTCGAAGCCGCCACGGGCTACGCGCGCTGGACCCACGGCGAGGCGGTCGCCCTCGGCATCGTCGCCGAGGCCCGGCTGGCTGCGCGGCTCGGCCTGGCGGCGCCCCCGACCGTCGAGCGGCAGGAGCGCCTGCTGGCCGCCCTCGGCCTGCCCATCGGGGCGGAAGGCATCGACGTGGAGGCGGTCCTGACCGCCATCGGGCACGACAAGAAGGCGCGCGACGGCCGCGTGCCCTTCGTCCTGGCGCCCGAGATCGGGCGCTTCCGGGTCGTCTACGACGTCGCCGTCAAGGATGTCCGGGCCGCGCTGGCCAGCCTCGAGGCCTGA